A single genomic interval of uncultured Sphaerochaeta sp. harbors:
- a CDS encoding divergent PAP2 family protein, which produces MNNALLDNAPFISAALAFFVAQFLKPFINVLFERKFIWSMLFSTGGMPSSHTAGVIALTTSIAFTEGIGTVAFAIAATFAAIVIHDAMGIRRAAGKQAEVINEWSRLLSDIHREGQFTPENLKTMLGHSFSQVLGGVLLGLIIGLSATYQIMGH; this is translated from the coding sequence ATGAACAATGCCTTGTTGGATAATGCCCCCTTTATTTCGGCGGCGCTTGCATTCTTTGTTGCACAATTCCTGAAACCTTTCATCAATGTACTCTTTGAGAGAAAGTTTATCTGGTCCATGCTCTTCAGTACTGGAGGAATGCCTTCCAGCCACACTGCTGGTGTTATTGCGCTTACTACCTCAATCGCATTCACCGAGGGTATCGGTACGGTAGCTTTTGCCATAGCAGCTACGTTTGCTGCAATCGTCATTCATGATGCAATGGGCATTCGCAGGGCAGCTGGGAAACAGGCCGAAGTCATCAATGAGTGGAGCAGACTCCTCAGTGATATCCACCGTGAAGGCCAGTTCACCCCAGAGAATCTGAAAACCATGCTTGGGCACTCCTTCAGCCAGGTGCTGGGAGGTGTCTTGCTCGGACTTATCATTGGGTTGAGTGCAACATACCAGATCATGGGTCATTGA
- a CDS encoding basic amino acid ABC transporter substrate-binding protein, translating to MKKILVVATLLLVLSTTLVFAQAQAESGKKSYVFAANCAWPPLEFVDENGDIVGFEIDLVNEIAKVNDVEISIVNVAWEGIFAGLANGAYDAVASGVSVTEERKATMDFSTPILVVTQAILAPVSDTELSNTASLNNKTVGVQLGTTGHIFLDDFDKSRDDFSVNIKAYDEVGFAIEDMLNGNLDAVVTDSVIASDFVMTNDNYASKLKITGSASDLGEPEPIAIATLKGNSEVLDLVNNGLKTMEENGTMDALKEKWGII from the coding sequence ATGAAAAAAATACTTGTTGTTGCTACCCTGTTGCTCGTACTGTCCACTACTCTGGTCTTCGCCCAGGCCCAGGCTGAAAGCGGAAAAAAATCCTATGTCTTCGCAGCAAACTGTGCTTGGCCCCCACTTGAGTTCGTTGATGAAAATGGGGATATCGTTGGATTCGAAATTGACCTCGTAAACGAAATCGCAAAGGTGAATGATGTTGAGATCAGTATCGTCAATGTTGCATGGGAAGGGATCTTTGCCGGTCTTGCAAACGGGGCCTATGATGCTGTTGCCAGTGGCGTTTCCGTCACTGAAGAGAGAAAGGCTACCATGGATTTCTCCACTCCGATTCTTGTAGTAACCCAGGCAATCCTGGCTCCTGTCTCTGATACAGAACTTTCCAATACTGCAAGCCTCAACAACAAAACCGTTGGTGTACAGCTGGGAACCACAGGCCATATTTTCCTTGATGATTTTGACAAGAGTCGTGACGACTTCAGTGTAAACATCAAGGCCTATGATGAAGTCGGTTTTGCCATCGAGGATATGCTCAACGGCAATCTTGATGCAGTGGTCACCGACTCTGTCATCGCCAGTGACTTCGTTATGACCAATGACAACTATGCCAGCAAACTGAAGATCACTGGTAGTGCCAGTGACTTGGGAGAGCCTGAGCCGATTGCCATTGCAACCCTGAAGGGTAACAGTGAAGTACTTGACCTGGTCAACAATGGACTGAAGACCATGGAAGAGAATGGAACAATGGATGCACTGAAAGAGAAGTGGGGCATCATCTAA
- a CDS encoding argininosuccinate synthase yields the protein MDKEKIILAYSGGLDTSVILKWLANKGFDVIAYVANVGQNEDFAAIEKKALATGASKVYVEDLREELVTDYIFPALQANTIYEGTYMLGTSLARPIIAKRQIEIARKEGTVYVSHGATGKGNDQVRFEFGYYMHMPEVKIISPWKDPEWLSQFEGRSDMIAYAKKYDIPVKASTKKPYSEDENLIHISHEAGILEDPSLRADDDVYSLTLSPKEAKDEETLLTFTFEDGIPVSVKNENDQTVVTDPLQMILYLNKMGHDNAIGRVDMVENRYIGIKSRGVYETPGCEILWKAHHNLEGITMDKEAMHLRDSLMPKYSELIYNGYWGAPEFEMLRSAFTVSQKHVTGTSKVVLYKGNVIFAGVESPFSLYDEEMGSMDKAGGYEPVDCKGFININAIRLIASSKRG from the coding sequence ATGGACAAGGAAAAAATCATTCTGGCATACAGCGGAGGACTTGATACCTCGGTAATCCTGAAATGGCTTGCCAATAAAGGGTTTGATGTTATCGCCTATGTGGCAAATGTCGGACAGAACGAGGATTTTGCAGCTATTGAAAAGAAGGCTTTGGCTACTGGTGCTTCTAAAGTATACGTGGAGGACCTCAGAGAGGAATTGGTCACTGACTACATCTTCCCTGCCCTCCAGGCAAATACAATCTATGAAGGTACCTATATGCTGGGAACCTCCCTGGCCCGTCCGATCATCGCAAAACGCCAGATTGAAATTGCCCGCAAGGAAGGAACCGTCTATGTTTCCCATGGCGCCACAGGCAAGGGAAATGACCAGGTCCGCTTTGAGTTCGGTTACTATATGCATATGCCTGAAGTTAAGATCATCAGTCCCTGGAAAGACCCAGAATGGCTTAGTCAGTTCGAGGGAAGAAGCGATATGATCGCCTACGCAAAGAAGTATGATATCCCAGTCAAGGCATCCACCAAGAAGCCATACAGCGAAGACGAGAATCTCATCCACATAAGCCATGAGGCCGGTATCCTGGAGGATCCTTCACTTCGCGCTGATGATGATGTGTACAGCCTTACCCTAAGCCCGAAGGAAGCCAAGGATGAGGAAACACTGCTCACCTTCACCTTCGAGGATGGCATCCCTGTCTCTGTGAAGAACGAGAACGACCAAACGGTAGTCACTGATCCGTTGCAGATGATTCTCTATCTCAACAAGATGGGACATGACAACGCAATCGGCCGTGTGGATATGGTTGAAAACCGCTATATCGGAATCAAGAGTCGCGGTGTTTATGAGACCCCGGGTTGTGAAATCCTTTGGAAGGCTCACCATAATCTTGAGGGCATTACCATGGACAAGGAAGCAATGCATTTGAGGGACAGCCTCATGCCCAAGTATTCTGAATTGATCTACAATGGTTACTGGGGTGCTCCTGAGTTTGAGATGCTTCGCTCTGCCTTCACCGTAAGCCAGAAACATGTTACTGGTACCAGCAAGGTTGTACTGTACAAGGGTAATGTCATCTTCGCTGGCGTGGAAAGCCCCTTCTCCCTCTACGACGAGGAGATGGGAAGCATGGACAAGGCTGGAGGGTATGAGCCAGTTGATTGCAAGGGATTCATCAATATCAATGCAATCCGCTTGATCGCCAGTTCCAAACGCGGTTAA
- a CDS encoding basic amino acid ABC transporter substrate-binding protein, with amino-acid sequence MKKTMIAALMVVLVFALVLTGCKKEEKKESYVFATDATWPPLEFVEDGTLTGFEVELIPLIGEKVGVPMSVKNIPWDTIFAGLAGGAYDGVASGVTVTEERKATMTFSSPILSAGQVVIIRNEDAASIKGIEDLEGKKIGVQIGTTGDFALEAYPVERRAYDDIGLAIEDMLNGNVDAAVCDSLIASDFVLSNENYSSRLKVAGEPFTLEDIAIAVQKDNQELLDLINEGLAKAKADGSFDALKEKWNLL; translated from the coding sequence ATGAAAAAAACCATGATAGCAGCGCTGATGGTGGTACTGGTCTTTGCGCTTGTGCTTACCGGCTGCAAAAAGGAAGAGAAGAAAGAGAGCTATGTATTTGCCACCGATGCAACCTGGCCCCCACTTGAGTTTGTTGAAGATGGTACTCTTACCGGATTTGAGGTTGAACTGATACCACTTATCGGTGAGAAGGTCGGTGTTCCCATGTCAGTGAAGAACATCCCCTGGGATACCATATTCGCCGGTCTTGCTGGTGGTGCCTATGATGGTGTTGCAAGTGGGGTGACCGTTACTGAAGAGCGAAAAGCCACCATGACATTCTCCTCCCCCATTCTCTCTGCTGGACAGGTTGTCATCATCCGCAATGAAGACGCAGCCAGTATTAAGGGCATCGAGGATCTGGAAGGAAAGAAAATCGGGGTCCAGATTGGTACAACCGGAGACTTTGCCTTGGAAGCATATCCTGTCGAGAGAAGAGCATATGATGATATCGGGCTCGCCATCGAGGATATGCTCAACGGCAATGTGGATGCTGCTGTCTGCGACTCATTGATCGCCAGTGATTTCGTACTCTCAAACGAAAATTACAGCTCACGTCTGAAGGTTGCCGGTGAACCGTTCACTCTAGAAGATATTGCAATTGCCGTACAGAAGGACAACCAGGAACTCCTGGATCTCATCAACGAGGGACTGGCAAAGGCAAAGGCCGACGGCTCCTTTGATGCATTGAAGGAGAAGTGGAATCTGCTGTAA
- a CDS encoding citrate synthase — MDIKEKAAKLVLEDSEFDLTVITDNMGGKSIDITALRKSTGFITYDPGFVNTGSCMSNICFVDGEQGILRYRGYDIEDLVENCDFVEVAHLLIKGELPTLAQRHTYADMLNRHSLLHVDMRNFFRDYPQEAHPMSILSAMVASLSAFYPELEDADPEENVDLTVSRLLSKMRTIAAFSYRQMNGLDFVDPSYKYSYCENFLNMMFHTPVNAYIPDPLHARALNILLILHADHEQNCSTSAVRLVGSSEANLYASVAAGCCALWGSKHGGANQAVMQMLLKIHNEGLSIEQVIAMAKDKENPFRLSGFGHRVYKTYDPRARIAKRLSQQVLGADSQSDPLLQIAMDLEQAALNDPYFIERNLYPNVDFYTGIIFHAIGIPESMFTVLFAMGRLPGWIAHWLEWRHDPYQKIGRPRQVYSGPHVRKVVPLEDR; from the coding sequence ATGGATATCAAAGAAAAAGCAGCTAAACTGGTCCTCGAGGACAGCGAATTTGACCTCACTGTCATTACGGACAACATGGGAGGAAAGTCAATCGACATTACCGCCCTGAGAAAAAGTACTGGCTTCATCACGTATGACCCCGGCTTTGTAAATACAGGATCCTGTATGAGCAATATCTGCTTTGTTGATGGGGAGCAGGGAATCCTCCGCTACCGCGGATATGATATTGAGGACCTGGTAGAGAACTGTGACTTCGTTGAGGTTGCCCATCTCCTGATCAAAGGGGAACTTCCCACTCTCGCCCAACGTCACACCTATGCAGATATGCTCAACAGGCACTCACTGCTCCACGTTGACATGAGGAACTTCTTCCGTGACTATCCGCAGGAAGCCCACCCTATGTCAATTCTCTCGGCAATGGTTGCCTCCCTTTCTGCGTTCTATCCTGAATTGGAGGATGCCGACCCGGAAGAGAATGTTGACTTGACGGTCAGCAGACTGCTTTCCAAGATGAGAACAATCGCTGCATTCAGTTATCGTCAGATGAATGGATTGGACTTCGTCGACCCCTCCTACAAGTATTCCTACTGTGAGAACTTCCTGAACATGATGTTCCATACGCCGGTAAATGCCTATATTCCTGATCCTTTGCATGCCAGGGCATTGAATATCCTCCTGATCCTCCATGCTGACCATGAGCAGAACTGTTCCACAAGTGCGGTCCGCCTGGTAGGCAGCAGCGAGGCAAATCTTTATGCATCAGTTGCTGCAGGTTGTTGTGCCCTTTGGGGAAGCAAACATGGTGGAGCCAACCAAGCTGTCATGCAGATGTTGTTGAAAATCCATAATGAAGGACTCAGCATCGAGCAGGTAATAGCAATGGCGAAGGACAAGGAGAACCCGTTCAGGCTCTCTGGATTCGGCCACAGGGTATACAAGACCTATGACCCGAGGGCAAGGATTGCAAAACGTCTCAGCCAGCAAGTCCTGGGTGCTGACAGCCAGAGTGATCCGCTCTTGCAAATTGCCATGGATCTTGAACAGGCTGCCCTGAATGACCCCTATTTCATCGAACGCAACCTGTATCCAAATGTGGATTTCTATACGGGGATAATCTTCCACGCAATTGGGATTCCCGAGTCGATGTTCACCGTGCTCTTTGCCATGGGCCGGCTCCCTGGATGGATTGCCCACTGGCTTGAATGGAGACACGATCCGTACCAGAAGATTGGCCGCCCTCGCCAGGTCTACTCGGGCCCACACGTACGCAAGGTGGTACCGCTTGAGGACCGATAA
- a CDS encoding nucleoside deaminase, translated as MDARTYLQLAIDEARKTMNNDEGGPFGAVIVDTTDGSLYVASNSVLATHDPTSHAEINAIREACRKKGTHDLSGCILYTTCYPCPMCLSASIWANIKEVYYGCTPEDAEAIGFRDDYIYRYIQEGCKDQEVLNLTQAEREMCLDLFGEYAENESQRY; from the coding sequence ATGGATGCGAGAACGTATTTACAATTGGCGATAGACGAAGCACGAAAGACCATGAACAACGATGAAGGAGGTCCTTTTGGTGCTGTGATTGTGGACACGACTGATGGTTCTCTCTATGTTGCCTCAAATAGTGTGTTGGCAACCCATGACCCAACTTCTCATGCAGAAATAAATGCCATCCGTGAAGCGTGCAGGAAGAAAGGGACCCATGACCTTTCTGGTTGCATACTCTACACCACCTGTTATCCTTGTCCGATGTGTCTCTCTGCAAGCATCTGGGCAAACATCAAGGAGGTGTACTACGGGTGCACACCCGAGGACGCTGAGGCAATTGGATTTCGGGATGATTACATCTATCGGTACATACAGGAGGGATGCAAGGACCAGGAAGTACTCAACCTTACCCAAGCAGAGAGAGAGATGTGCCTGGATCTCTTTGGCGAATATGCAGAAAATGAATCCCAGAGGTACTGA
- a CDS encoding MFS transporter → MYVSQQKSDAIQFWVLNIASFFGQLSIAMVNLALVYHLRRAFSLGADQIGVAASITTATYLVFCLLGGKFTVHFRPRHLVETSLIGMAIAVLLFVSTKTLSIAYLALVFYGAFMSLLWPQIEGWFSRGKEGAQLNHVSNAFNFSWSFGVGVSSYIAGILVEVSTTTPFYVAILMFFLVFLLLVITSALVPGIRAVQSEHADNKENGREDASTPLRFYAWVGIISLYSGMSVILTIFPLYAQDVLKISESQTGLLLLVRGVATCLSFLVLGKLEFWHFKKRYIFLVQLLFGVLSLVAMGFTSPIPFAIFFLLFGILFAFAYDQSMFHGASGSVNRSGRMIIHEVLLTVGTILGAVVGGSVYEQLSFSKVLLVIGTAAIILVMVELLVAFFIERTRITGK, encoded by the coding sequence ATGTACGTTTCACAGCAAAAAAGTGATGCCATTCAATTCTGGGTGCTGAATATTGCCTCATTCTTCGGCCAACTATCCATTGCAATGGTCAATCTGGCACTCGTATACCATCTTCGAAGAGCCTTTTCCCTTGGAGCGGACCAGATCGGGGTTGCTGCCTCCATTACCACTGCAACGTACTTGGTCTTTTGCCTACTTGGGGGTAAGTTCACCGTCCATTTCCGTCCACGCCACCTAGTGGAGACCTCTCTGATTGGGATGGCGATTGCTGTCTTGCTCTTTGTCTCTACAAAGACACTCTCCATCGCATACCTTGCTTTGGTGTTCTATGGGGCTTTCATGAGTCTTCTATGGCCACAAATTGAGGGATGGTTCTCAAGAGGGAAGGAGGGAGCACAGCTTAATCATGTCTCCAATGCCTTCAACTTCTCCTGGTCTTTTGGAGTGGGCGTCTCCAGTTATATTGCCGGTATTCTCGTCGAAGTCTCCACCACTACTCCTTTCTATGTTGCCATCCTCATGTTTTTCCTGGTATTCCTTCTCCTTGTAATAACCAGTGCACTGGTACCTGGGATCAGGGCAGTACAGAGTGAACATGCCGACAATAAGGAGAATGGTAGGGAGGATGCAAGCACGCCTCTGCGCTTCTACGCCTGGGTAGGCATCATCTCTCTTTACAGTGGCATGAGTGTCATTCTTACCATCTTCCCCTTGTACGCCCAGGATGTCCTGAAGATCAGTGAAAGCCAAACCGGCTTACTCTTGCTTGTGCGTGGGGTTGCAACCTGTCTTAGTTTTCTGGTACTGGGAAAGTTGGAGTTCTGGCACTTCAAGAAGCGATACATCTTCTTGGTACAACTGCTCTTTGGAGTACTCTCCCTTGTTGCCATGGGGTTCACCTCTCCGATTCCCTTTGCAATCTTCTTCCTGTTGTTTGGAATACTGTTTGCATTCGCCTATGACCAGAGCATGTTCCACGGGGCAAGTGGCAGTGTGAATCGATCGGGGAGAATGATCATTCATGAGGTCTTGCTGACCGTAGGAACCATACTGGGAGCAGTCGTGGGAGGAAGCGTGTACGAGCAGCTCTCTTTCTCCAAGGTATTGCTTGTCATTGGAACTGCCGCCATCATCCTTGTGATGGTTGAATTGCTTGTTGCCTTCTTCATTGAAAGGACCAGGATTACGGGAAAGTAG
- a CDS encoding metalloregulator ArsR/SmtB family transcription factor: MEEFVLPLDEEIVDIADFFKVFGDPTRLKILFLLEQGERGVNAISEELNMQQSTISQQLKLLRARRLVRFRKDGRNVLYRLNDEHIHDILAMGIEHYQELL, encoded by the coding sequence ATGGAAGAATTTGTATTGCCGTTGGATGAGGAAATTGTCGATATTGCAGACTTTTTTAAGGTCTTCGGAGATCCCACCCGATTGAAAATCCTCTTTCTGCTTGAACAGGGGGAGAGAGGCGTCAATGCAATCAGTGAAGAACTGAATATGCAACAGAGTACCATCAGCCAACAACTCAAACTCCTCAGGGCCCGTCGCTTGGTGCGTTTCAGAAAGGACGGGCGTAATGTTCTCTACCGTCTCAATGACGAACATATCCACGACATCCTTGCCATGGGTATCGAGCATTATCAGGAATTACTCTGA
- the icd gene encoding NADP-dependent isocitrate dehydrogenase, translating to MEMAIYMKDGALVVPDSVIIPYIEGDGVGQEISSVMKNVVEAAVKKAYGETKQITWKEILAGAKAKDLTGNYLPEETLEAIKQYKVAIKGPLTTPIGKGIRSLNVTLRQTLDLYVCLRPVSYYQGVPSPVKHPENVDMVVFRENTEDIYAGIEWEAGSEEVRKVIAFLKEEMAVSKIRFPETSALGIKPVSVEGSERLIRSAISYALENNRRNVTLVHKGNIMKFTEGGFRKWGYELAKREFGATEDEHGTVKIDREGQEPLVIQDCICDAFLQNILLKPEAYDVIATLNLNGDYVSDALAAEVGGIGIAPGANINYESGFAIFEATHGTAPDIAGKNIVNPLSLVLSAQMMLSYLGWNEAAELVTSVVQKAISDGMVTSDFARLMEAEGKECTKLGTKEFGSYLVSLL from the coding sequence ATGGAAATGGCAATATACATGAAAGATGGAGCCCTGGTGGTGCCTGACAGTGTCATCATTCCTTACATCGAGGGAGATGGGGTAGGTCAGGAGATCTCCTCGGTTATGAAGAATGTGGTTGAAGCGGCAGTCAAAAAAGCCTATGGGGAGACCAAGCAGATAACCTGGAAGGAGATACTTGCAGGAGCAAAGGCAAAGGACCTCACCGGTAACTACCTTCCCGAGGAGACCCTCGAGGCAATCAAGCAGTACAAGGTGGCTATCAAGGGGCCCTTGACGACCCCGATAGGGAAGGGAATCCGTTCCTTGAATGTAACCCTCCGTCAGACCCTCGATCTGTATGTCTGCCTACGCCCTGTTTCCTACTACCAGGGAGTCCCTTCCCCTGTCAAACACCCCGAGAATGTTGACATGGTTGTTTTCCGTGAGAATACGGAAGACATCTATGCCGGCATCGAATGGGAGGCGGGGAGTGAAGAAGTTCGTAAGGTCATCGCATTCCTCAAAGAGGAGATGGCTGTGAGCAAGATCCGTTTTCCTGAAACCAGTGCCCTGGGGATCAAACCGGTTTCCGTGGAAGGAAGCGAGCGCCTGATTCGCAGTGCTATCTCATATGCACTGGAAAACAACCGACGCAATGTTACATTAGTGCACAAAGGGAATATCATGAAATTCACCGAAGGTGGATTCAGGAAGTGGGGCTATGAACTTGCAAAACGCGAATTTGGAGCAACAGAGGATGAGCATGGAACCGTGAAGATTGATCGGGAAGGCCAGGAACCGCTGGTCATCCAGGATTGTATCTGCGATGCCTTCCTGCAGAATATCTTACTCAAGCCTGAAGCCTATGATGTCATTGCCACGCTCAATCTTAATGGGGATTATGTATCGGATGCCTTGGCAGCCGAGGTTGGTGGTATCGGTATTGCCCCTGGGGCGAACATCAACTATGAGAGCGGCTTTGCAATCTTTGAAGCAACCCATGGGACTGCCCCTGATATTGCTGGAAAAAATATTGTGAACCCTCTATCCCTGGTACTCTCAGCACAGATGATGCTCTCCTACCTTGGATGGAATGAAGCTGCGGAGCTGGTTACCAGTGTTGTCCAGAAGGCGATCAGTGATGGGATGGTTACCTCTGACTTTGCTCGCTTGATGGAAGCTGAAGGCAAGGAGTGCACAAAGTTGGGAACGAAGGAATTTGGTTCCTATCTGGTGTCATTGCTCTAG
- a CDS encoding HAD family phosphatase produces MRTDKALIFDFNGTLFWDTEYHRQAWGAISLRLRNRPFTDKESHHLNGRTNAETIAYLLGRTPSEEEVSRISGEKEELYEDICLGNRPLSLAPGAITLFKRAKLAGFQLAIATSAGEDNIRRYEAWFSLSEYVPSSLIIYDNGKRKGKPEPDIYQDTCKALGLNPEACTVFEDTKAGILSASRAGIGSIYAVGSPGADIQTIQAMEGVHGLITDFSKFSLEQ; encoded by the coding sequence TTGAGGACCGATAAGGCCCTGATCTTCGATTTCAATGGCACCCTGTTTTGGGATACCGAGTATCATCGGCAAGCATGGGGTGCCATTTCATTGCGCCTAAGGAACAGACCGTTCACAGATAAAGAAAGCCACCACCTCAACGGGAGAACCAATGCTGAGACAATTGCCTACCTATTGGGGAGAACCCCTAGCGAGGAAGAGGTCTCTCGTATCAGCGGGGAGAAGGAGGAACTCTATGAGGATATTTGCCTTGGCAACCGTCCCCTCAGTCTCGCCCCAGGTGCAATCACCCTCTTCAAGCGAGCGAAACTGGCCGGTTTTCAACTTGCTATAGCCACCAGTGCAGGAGAGGACAACATCCGGCGCTATGAGGCATGGTTCTCACTCAGCGAGTACGTACCCTCCTCCTTGATCATATATGACAATGGAAAGAGAAAAGGAAAGCCTGAGCCAGATATCTACCAGGATACCTGCAAGGCCCTGGGCCTCAACCCTGAAGCATGTACGGTCTTTGAAGACACGAAGGCCGGTATTCTCTCAGCAAGCAGGGCGGGCATTGGGAGCATATATGCTGTTGGAAGCCCTGGAGCAGACATACAGACAATTCAGGCCATGGAGGGGGTCCACGGCCTGATCACAGATTTTTCCAAGTTTTCTCTAGAGCAATGA
- a CDS encoding aconitate hydratase, with translation MSKTLTEKILASHLEEGTLGTGNPIGIHIDQTLTQDATGTMAYLQFEAMGLDRVQNELAVSYVDHNTIQVGFENADDHHYLQTVAAAKGVVFSRPGNGICHQVHLERFGKPGKTLLGSDSHTPTGGGIGMIAIGAGGLDVAVAMAGQSFHLISPKVIEIRLHGKLRPWVSAKDVILTVLERFGVKGNVNCIFEYTGVGVETLEVPERSTICNMGAECGVTTSIFPSDEKTRAFLKAQGREDDWVELSADEGAVYDDLFEIDLSALEPKVACPHSPGNIATVASLAGKRIEQVLIGSCTNSSYADMKKVADILDGHTVAEHVSLGIAPGSREVLLMLSKDGSLAKMIASGARILESACGFCIGNHQSPGTEGVSLRTSNRNFEGRSGTKSGQVYLVSPETAALSALSGQFTDPLSSHGIAFPKVVQPEQFLIDDSMFIFPPEDGSDVEIFRGPNIGDPPKNTPLKEDLDGYVTIKVGDKITTDHIMPAGARLKYRSNIPVYSKFVFEPVDEHFSERCTENQDRGKDNFIVAGASYGQGSSREHAAICPMYLGVKAVIAVSIERIHQNNLCNFGIVPLTFMHEEDYSRFDQNDELVIENIAEQIKGETVVLKNKTKSREITLRCDITDGQRAMLIGGGLLNILKEKA, from the coding sequence ATGAGCAAGACCTTGACTGAAAAAATTCTAGCTTCCCATCTGGAAGAGGGTACACTGGGAACAGGAAACCCAATCGGGATCCATATAGACCAGACGCTCACACAGGATGCCACCGGTACCATGGCCTACCTGCAATTTGAGGCAATGGGTTTAGATCGTGTCCAGAACGAGCTGGCTGTGAGCTATGTTGATCATAATACCATCCAAGTAGGATTCGAGAACGCAGATGACCATCACTACCTGCAGACCGTTGCCGCTGCCAAGGGTGTAGTATTCTCCCGCCCAGGAAATGGGATCTGCCATCAAGTGCATCTGGAGCGATTCGGAAAGCCCGGAAAAACACTGCTTGGCAGTGATAGCCATACCCCCACCGGCGGTGGTATTGGTATGATTGCAATCGGAGCCGGTGGGCTCGATGTGGCGGTTGCCATGGCCGGCCAAAGCTTCCACTTGATCAGCCCGAAAGTCATTGAGATCCGTCTCCATGGAAAACTCCGTCCTTGGGTCTCCGCGAAAGATGTTATCCTGACCGTTCTTGAGCGCTTCGGGGTAAAAGGCAATGTGAACTGTATCTTTGAATACACCGGAGTAGGGGTCGAAACACTTGAAGTCCCTGAGCGTTCGACCATCTGCAACATGGGGGCAGAATGTGGCGTCACCACGAGTATCTTCCCCTCAGACGAGAAAACACGCGCATTCCTGAAGGCGCAGGGAAGAGAAGATGACTGGGTCGAGCTCAGTGCTGATGAGGGAGCAGTCTATGATGACCTGTTTGAAATTGACCTCTCAGCCTTGGAGCCAAAGGTAGCATGTCCTCATTCACCTGGGAATATTGCAACCGTAGCATCGCTTGCAGGGAAACGGATTGAGCAAGTACTTATCGGTTCCTGCACCAACTCAAGCTATGCCGATATGAAAAAAGTTGCAGATATTCTTGATGGACATACAGTGGCAGAGCATGTAAGCCTTGGTATTGCCCCGGGAAGCCGTGAAGTGCTCCTGATGCTCAGCAAGGATGGTTCGCTGGCCAAGATGATCGCCAGTGGTGCCCGCATCCTGGAAAGTGCCTGTGGTTTCTGTATCGGAAACCATCAGAGTCCTGGCACCGAGGGTGTCTCTCTCAGGACCAGCAACCGCAACTTCGAAGGTCGTAGTGGAACCAAGAGTGGCCAGGTCTATCTGGTCAGTCCTGAGACTGCAGCTCTGAGCGCATTAAGTGGGCAATTCACCGATCCACTCTCCTCCCACGGTATTGCCTTCCCCAAGGTAGTCCAACCTGAACAGTTTCTGATTGATGACTCCATGTTCATATTCCCTCCCGAGGATGGCAGTGATGTTGAGATCTTCCGTGGGCCCAATATCGGAGACCCACCAAAGAACACCCCGCTCAAGGAAGACCTGGATGGGTATGTGACGATCAAGGTAGGGGACAAGATCACCACCGACCATATCATGCCTGCTGGAGCCAGGCTCAAGTACCGCTCAAATATCCCCGTGTACTCCAAGTTTGTCTTTGAGCCGGTTGATGAGCATTTCAGTGAACGTTGCACGGAGAATCAGGACCGGGGCAAGGACAACTTCATCGTAGCAGGTGCCTCATATGGCCAGGGATCGAGCCGGGAACATGCGGCAATCTGTCCGATGTACCTCGGGGTGAAAGCGGTTATCGCCGTTTCCATAGAGCGAATCCACCAGAACAATCTGTGTAACTTCGGTATCGTTCCCCTTACCTTTATGCATGAAGAGGACTACTCACGGTTCGACCAGAACGATGAACTGGTGATTGAGAACATAGCAGAGCAGATCAAGGGTGAGACGGTTGTCTTGAAAAACAAGACCAAGAGCAGGGAGATTACCCTCCGCTGTGATATCACCGATGGCCAGAGAGCGATGCTCATTGGTGGTGGTCTGCTGAATATTCTTAAGGAGAAAGCTTGA